Proteins from one Ahaetulla prasina isolate Xishuangbanna chromosome 2, ASM2864084v1, whole genome shotgun sequence genomic window:
- the LAGE3 gene encoding EKC/KEOPS complex subunit LAGE3 isoform X1, whose amino-acid sequence MAVPGSGLAFELKIPFPSSTLAKIALGSLAPDPEPRKGGITKELNVTDNILHVQWRAEEARILRVSINSFLDHLSLVVETMDLFGPPMS is encoded by the exons ATGGCTGTTCCGGGGTCTGGCCTTGCCTT TGAACTGAAAATTCCTTTTCCATCGTCAACACTGGCCAAGATTGCCTTGGGTTCCCTGGCCCCAGATCCTGAGCCTCGGAAAGGAGGGATCACCAAAGAACTGAACGTGACAGACAACATTTTACATGT GCAATGGAGAGCAGAGGAAGCTAGGATCCTGCGTGTTTCCATTAACTCCTTCTTGGACCATCTCTCCTTGGTGGTGGAAACTATGGATCTATTTGGACCACCCATGTCTTGA
- the LAGE3 gene encoding EKC/KEOPS complex subunit LAGE3 isoform X2 yields MGIIKHIHCELKIPFPSSTLAKIALGSLAPDPEPRKGGITKELNVTDNILHVQWRAEEARILRVSINSFLDHLSLVVETMDLFGPPMS; encoded by the exons ATGGGCATTATTAAACACATACACTG TGAACTGAAAATTCCTTTTCCATCGTCAACACTGGCCAAGATTGCCTTGGGTTCCCTGGCCCCAGATCCTGAGCCTCGGAAAGGAGGGATCACCAAAGAACTGAACGTGACAGACAACATTTTACATGT GCAATGGAGAGCAGAGGAAGCTAGGATCCTGCGTGTTTCCATTAACTCCTTCTTGGACCATCTCTCCTTGGTGGTGGAAACTATGGATCTATTTGGACCACCCATGTCTTGA